A part of Caretta caretta isolate rCarCar2 chromosome 1, rCarCar1.hap1, whole genome shotgun sequence genomic DNA contains:
- the RP2 gene encoding protein XRP2 isoform X2, translated as MGCFFSKRRKAAKGGAQGGAGQDPPAADEEKPPSQYSWDQRAKVDPKDYTFSGLKEETVGRLPGKVAGQQFVIQDCENCNIYIFDHSATITIDDCTSCRIFLGPVKGSVFFRDCKDCKCVVACQQFRTRDCRKLEVFLCCATQPIIESSTGMKFGCFQYYYPELALQFKDAGLSIFNNTWSNIHDFTPVSGENNWSLLPEDAIVQDYVPLPTSEELKVIRISTDTTKSIIPITRGGRQKSSEESCLAVFFAGDYTTANARKLIDEMTGKGFLLVQTKEVSMKAEDAQRVFQQSASDFIPLLEKDFCIGEQSIGLSRCRQLLQLC; from the exons ATGGGCTGCTTCTTCTCCAAGAGGCGGAAAGCGGCGAAGGGGGGCGCGCAGGGCGGGGCGGGCCAGGACCCCCCGGCCGCGGACGAGGAGAAGCCGCCGTCGCAGTACAGCTGGGACCAGCGAGCCAAG gtTGATCCCAAAGACTACACGTTTTCTGGACTTAAGGAGGAAACTGTGGGCCGTTTACCTGGAAAAGTTGCAGGGCAACAATTTGTCATTCAGGACTGTGAGAACTGTAATATCTACATCTTTGACCATTCTGCCACAATCACAATTGATGATTGTACAAGCTGTCGAATCTTTCTAGGACCCGTAAAAGGCAGTGTGTTTTTCCGTGACTGCAAAGATTGTAAATGTGTAGTGGCGTGCCAACAATTTCGCACCCGGGACTGCAGAAAGTTGGAAGTATTCTTGTGCTGTGCCACCCAACCCATTATTGAGTCATCCACAGGTATGAAATTTGGCTGTTTCCAGTACTACTATCCAGAGCTGGCTTTACAATTCAAAGATGCTGGACTGAGTATCTTCAATAACACATGGAGCAACATCCATGACTTTACACCTGTGTCGGGAGAAAACAATTGGAGTCTTCTACCTGAAGATGCCATTGTTCAGGATTATGTCCCCTTACCTACATCTGAGGAACTAAAAGTAATCAGAATTTCTACAGATACCACAAAGAGCATAATTCCAATAACCCGGGGTGGGAGGCAGAAGAGCAGTGAGGAATCGTGTCTGGCAGTATTCTTTGCTGGAGACTACACAACTGCAAATGCTAGAAAGTTAATTGATGAG ATGACTGGCAAAGGCTTTTTGTTGGTTCAGACTAAGGAAGTTTCAATGAAAGCAGAGGATGCTCAAAGAGTGTTCCAGCAGAGTGCATCTGACTTCATTCCTTTGCTTGAAAAAG atTTTTGTATCGGAGAACAAAGTATCGGCCTCTCGAGATGTAGACAGCTTCTACAACTTTGCTGA
- the RP2 gene encoding protein XRP2 isoform X1, which translates to MGCFFSKRRKAAKGGAQGGAGQDPPAADEEKPPSQYSWDQRAKVDPKDYTFSGLKEETVGRLPGKVAGQQFVIQDCENCNIYIFDHSATITIDDCTSCRIFLGPVKGSVFFRDCKDCKCVVACQQFRTRDCRKLEVFLCCATQPIIESSTGMKFGCFQYYYPELALQFKDAGLSIFNNTWSNIHDFTPVSGENNWSLLPEDAIVQDYVPLPTSEELKVIRISTDTTKSIIPITRGGRQKSSEESCLAVFFAGDYTTANARKLIDEMTGKGFLLVQTKEVSMKAEDAQRVFQQSASDFIPLLEKGPVVALEFNGDDAVEGCRSIINDVFSGTKIFVSENKVSASRDVDSFYNFADMQMGM; encoded by the exons ATGGGCTGCTTCTTCTCCAAGAGGCGGAAAGCGGCGAAGGGGGGCGCGCAGGGCGGGGCGGGCCAGGACCCCCCGGCCGCGGACGAGGAGAAGCCGCCGTCGCAGTACAGCTGGGACCAGCGAGCCAAG gtTGATCCCAAAGACTACACGTTTTCTGGACTTAAGGAGGAAACTGTGGGCCGTTTACCTGGAAAAGTTGCAGGGCAACAATTTGTCATTCAGGACTGTGAGAACTGTAATATCTACATCTTTGACCATTCTGCCACAATCACAATTGATGATTGTACAAGCTGTCGAATCTTTCTAGGACCCGTAAAAGGCAGTGTGTTTTTCCGTGACTGCAAAGATTGTAAATGTGTAGTGGCGTGCCAACAATTTCGCACCCGGGACTGCAGAAAGTTGGAAGTATTCTTGTGCTGTGCCACCCAACCCATTATTGAGTCATCCACAGGTATGAAATTTGGCTGTTTCCAGTACTACTATCCAGAGCTGGCTTTACAATTCAAAGATGCTGGACTGAGTATCTTCAATAACACATGGAGCAACATCCATGACTTTACACCTGTGTCGGGAGAAAACAATTGGAGTCTTCTACCTGAAGATGCCATTGTTCAGGATTATGTCCCCTTACCTACATCTGAGGAACTAAAAGTAATCAGAATTTCTACAGATACCACAAAGAGCATAATTCCAATAACCCGGGGTGGGAGGCAGAAGAGCAGTGAGGAATCGTGTCTGGCAGTATTCTTTGCTGGAGACTACACAACTGCAAATGCTAGAAAGTTAATTGATGAG ATGACTGGCAAAGGCTTTTTGTTGGTTCAGACTAAGGAAGTTTCAATGAAAGCAGAGGATGCTCAAAGAGTGTTCCAGCAGAGTGCATCTGACTTCATTCCTTTGCTTGAAAAAG GCCCTGTTGTTGCTTTGGAGTTTAATGGAGATGATGCCGTGGAAGGATGTCGAAGCATTATAAATGATGTCTTCAGTGGAACCAAG atTTTTGTATCGGAGAACAAAGTATCGGCCTCTCGAGATGTAGACAGCTTCTACAACTTTGCTGACATGCAGATGGGAATGTGA